The genomic window CCCGTCAGAATACCAGGCAGCGCCAAGGGTAGCACGTGCTCTCGGATGGTTTGCCAGCGAGTAGCACCCACCGCAAAACCAGCTAGGCGAATACTATCTGGAACAGTTCTCAGAGCTTCACGGGTAGACACGATGATAATAGGTAGTACCAACAGAGCCAGCGTTAACCCACCTGATAATACGGTACGTCCACCTGTGAGAGGTTCCATAACCCGCACGAATATGCCTAGTCCCAGCAATCCATAGATAATGGAAGGTACACCAGCCAAGTTGGCAATGTTAATTTCAATGAAGCCAGCAAATTTTGATTTCTTAGCAAACTCTTCTAGAAAGATGCCTGCTCCCACCCCAATTGGGAAGGCCACGAAGGCTACAATGCCCAGCAACCAAAGCGTGCCAACGATTGCAGCAGCAACACCAGCGTTTCCGGCTTTCCGGGAGGATGCACTGGTCAAAAACTGCAAATTAAGACGAGGCA from Cyanobacteriota bacterium includes these protein-coding regions:
- the pstA gene encoding phosphate ABC transporter permease PstA; amino-acid sequence: MTTSPQPLQQPASEFSDALFQPDIKQRYSQDSMFRTATWIATSIGIVVLALLLLDVLADGLPRLNLQFLTSASSRKAGNAGVAAAIVGTLWLLGIVAFVAFPIGVGAGIFLEEFAKKSKFAGFIEINIANLAGVPSIIYGLLGLGIFVRVMEPLTGGRTVLSGGLTLALLVLPIIIVSTREALRTVPDSIRLAGFAVGATRWQTIREHVLPLALPGILTGTILSLSRAIGETAPLVVIGAAIVVAIPDSLRSRFTALPIVIFDWVSRPQKAFHTNAAAGIITLMVILLSMNTIAILLRNKFQSSKL